One genomic region from Pseudoduganella dura encodes:
- a CDS encoding hybrid sensor histidine kinase/response regulator has protein sequence MEQIAGDRMADRMTDNTADSMGDDMPTVLYVDDEDMARKYFGRAFGNEYRVLTAPGVDAALALLVDHDVDVLVTDYRMPGKVGGELLREVERSWPGLVRILVTAYADKDVLLDTVNGGDVFRVLEKPVRQDALRAVLRQASTEAVRRARDRAARDHGLLAVEETVAFLAHELGAPLASIADFARMLSRRVHEDGDERGIEPGYLLLRARIGNAVAHMSDNARYCQAVLDSFVDSVKRASPAPAARVAGGGARQMVAALLASYPMSADERAAVVVDVQHDFAIRASPNCVALVLSSLIGNALRALRGQPAPCLRIAVGTGARPVIAVEDNGPGVPPEILHRLLLDPVSMHGGAGGGWDLIFCNRVMQSFGGHLRVQSKQTPADGHGTTATMNFPESHKESA, from the coding sequence ATGGAACAAATTGCCGGAGACAGGATGGCGGACAGGATGACGGACAACACGGCGGACAGCATGGGGGACGACATGCCGACCGTGCTGTACGTGGATGACGAAGACATGGCGCGCAAGTATTTCGGGCGCGCCTTCGGCAACGAATACCGGGTGCTGACGGCACCCGGCGTGGATGCGGCGCTGGCCCTGCTCGTCGATCACGACGTGGATGTGCTGGTCACCGACTACCGGATGCCCGGCAAGGTCGGCGGCGAGCTGCTGCGCGAAGTCGAACGGAGCTGGCCGGGGCTGGTGCGCATCCTCGTCACCGCCTATGCCGACAAGGACGTGCTGCTCGATACGGTGAACGGCGGGGACGTGTTCCGCGTGCTCGAAAAGCCGGTGCGGCAGGATGCGCTGCGCGCAGTGCTGCGCCAGGCCAGCACCGAGGCGGTAAGGCGCGCCCGCGACCGGGCGGCGCGCGACCACGGCTTGCTGGCGGTCGAGGAAACGGTGGCGTTCCTGGCGCACGAGCTGGGTGCGCCGCTCGCGTCGATCGCCGATTTCGCGCGCATGCTGTCGCGTCGGGTGCACGAGGACGGCGACGAGCGGGGCATCGAGCCTGGATATTTGCTGTTGCGCGCCCGGATCGGCAATGCGGTGGCGCACATGAGCGACAATGCGCGTTATTGCCAGGCAGTGCTCGATTCGTTCGTCGACTCCGTGAAGCGCGCCTCGCCGGCGCCGGCGGCGCGGGTGGCCGGCGGCGGCGCGCGGCAGATGGTGGCGGCGCTGCTGGCGTCCTACCCGATGAGCGCCGACGAGCGCGCGGCCGTCGTGGTCGATGTCCAGCACGATTTCGCGATTCGCGCGTCGCCCAACTGCGTGGCGCTGGTACTGTCGTCGCTGATCGGCAATGCGCTGCGCGCGCTGCGCGGGCAGCCCGCGCCGTGCCTGCGCATCGCGGTGGGGACGGGCGCGCGGCCCGTGATCGCCGTGGAGGACAACGGCCCCGGCGTCCCGCCGGAGATCCTGCACCGCCTGTTGCTCGACCCCGTGTCGATGCACGGCGGCGCGGGCGGCGGCTGGGACCTGATCTTCTGCAACCGCGTGATGCAGTCGTTCGGCGGCCACCTGCGCGTGCAATCGAAGCAGACCCCGGCGGACGGGCACGGCACGACCGCCACGATGAACTTTCCAGAATCACATAAGGAATCAGCATGA
- a CDS encoding DNA/RNA non-specific endonuclease, translating into MFTRSLYTAALAAALLAPAAALCTPFFAGAAAAASASAEACPQHYVAGQAPRILNEKMARATRELCYNVFGIMHSGVTRTPLWSAEHLTERNIESAEDLSRENSFHPETRLPKGQRAELADYARSGFDRGHMAPNGNMPDRTSQYQSFTLANMVPQDADNNRHVWAGIEGAVRKMVKKEGDLFVITGPAFIGSDLRKVGNVLVPSHLYKVVYSPRQRAGGAWFVANEADAKPQTMTIAQLESRIGIDLIPSLSKQQKQVMLRLPKTTKRKD; encoded by the coding sequence ATGTTCACCCGTTCGCTTTACACCGCCGCACTCGCGGCAGCCCTGCTGGCTCCCGCCGCCGCGCTTTGCACCCCATTCTTCGCCGGCGCCGCCGCGGCCGCCTCCGCGTCCGCCGAAGCCTGCCCGCAGCATTACGTGGCCGGCCAGGCGCCCCGCATCCTCAACGAAAAGATGGCCCGCGCCACGCGCGAGCTGTGCTACAACGTGTTCGGCATCATGCATTCCGGCGTTACCCGCACGCCGCTGTGGTCGGCCGAGCACCTCACCGAGCGCAATATCGAATCCGCCGAAGACCTGTCGCGCGAGAACTCGTTCCACCCCGAGACGCGCCTGCCGAAGGGCCAGCGCGCCGAACTGGCGGACTACGCGCGCAGCGGCTTCGATCGCGGCCACATGGCCCCGAACGGCAACATGCCGGATCGCACCAGCCAGTACCAGAGCTTCACCCTGGCGAACATGGTGCCGCAGGATGCCGACAACAACCGCCATGTGTGGGCCGGCATCGAAGGCGCGGTGCGCAAGATGGTCAAGAAGGAGGGCGACCTGTTCGTGATCACGGGCCCGGCCTTCATCGGAAGCGACCTGCGCAAGGTGGGCAACGTGCTGGTGCCGAGCCATCTCTACAAGGTGGTGTACAGCCCGCGCCAGCGCGCCGGCGGGGCCTGGTTCGTGGCCAACGAGGCCGACGCGAAGCCGCAGACGATGACGATCGCCCAACTGGAAAGCAGGATCGGCATCGACCTGATACCGTCGCTGTCGAAACAGCAGAAGCAGGTGATGCTGCGGCTGCCGAAAACCACCAAACGAAAAGACTGA
- a CDS encoding helix-turn-helix domain-containing protein, with protein sequence MKSPAAPIANAPPEVGAALQRLRLARGLTLEDLSRIAGVSKSMLSQIEREKANPTIAITWRLANALGVAIGELLADEQRPVDTIRVVDAHETPTLPGNHAGYVLRILGPMELAGKYEWYELTLAPGGELVSQAHDPGTTEHVTLLHGAIEIEVGTHKKKVKLGGTARYPADQQHALRNIGKTEAKALLVVIHR encoded by the coding sequence ATGAAATCACCCGCCGCACCGATCGCCAACGCCCCGCCCGAGGTGGGCGCCGCCCTGCAACGCCTGCGCCTGGCCCGCGGCCTGACGCTGGAAGACCTGTCGCGCATCGCCGGCGTCTCGAAATCGATGCTGTCGCAGATCGAGCGCGAAAAAGCCAATCCGACCATCGCGATCACGTGGCGCCTGGCCAATGCGCTGGGCGTGGCGATCGGCGAGCTGCTGGCGGACGAGCAGCGGCCGGTCGACACGATCCGCGTCGTCGACGCCCACGAAACGCCCACGCTGCCGGGCAACCATGCCGGCTATGTGCTGCGCATCCTGGGGCCGATGGAACTGGCCGGCAAATACGAGTGGTACGAACTCACGCTGGCCCCCGGCGGCGAACTGGTATCGCAGGCGCACGATCCCGGCACCACGGAACACGTCACCCTGCTCCATGGTGCCATCGAGATCGAAGTGGGGACGCACAAGAAGAAGGTCAAGCTGGGCGGTACCGCCCGCTACCCGGCGGACCAGCAGCATGCGTTGCGCAATATCGGCAAGACCGAAGCGAAAGCGCTGCTGGTGGTGATCCACCGCTGA
- a CDS encoding DUF3320 domain-containing protein encodes MTPDLAAAPDITLLPLPLAVEFTADAVTGYAAMQNDVPVVRAITLVNTGDTALANVDIAIACRPAFATGRQLRFERLEPGERRTIAPVDLAPDHAWLGNLDEAERAAVTLTAIADGHAAIEAAHGVEVLAYDQWAGTRALPELLAAFCMPNSRVVDHLVAAASALLREAPGAPSMNGYQSRNREKVWQQVSALHGAVLAQDLHYANPPASFGTDGQKIRTPERIVDTKLATCLDLAMLFASCLEQAGLHPVVLLKEAHAWVGVWLVDTCFSTALVDDAQSVRKRVRSGELMVFETTGVTGGANHGGRPSLRLACAAGEERLADEAAFLCAIDIRRARELHIRPLPSHAAPAVPDLPVDTGAPAIEAMPPLPPLDPALLPTAEPAAETPEGRLARWKGRLLDLTLRNRLLNFKPSKTTLRVICPDPGALEDTLAEGKDFRLRAAPVLMAGADPREAAAFAARTGQTPLDALAADALGRNEIVVDVAEDALDARLLEIFRAAGTSLEEGGANTLYLVFGLLQWQEEPHAEASYLAPILLVPVTLTRQSVRSGFRLVRHDDEALINPTLVQKLAQDFSLKLPAFDVLPHDDKGIDVAGILQSFRLHVGELKGWEVREQVHLGIFSFTKYLMWKDLQDRHRQLQENPVVAQLVEHPGEAFARGDLGFDPRTLDRSHRPDELFAPLLSDSSQLRAICVAESGTNLVIEGPPGTGKSQTITNLIAHLLATGKTVLFVSEKMAALEVVHRRLESIGLGAFCLELHSSKGRKADVIRQLGIALDAAGTRTVREWELEATRLATLRAGLNDVAVALHRLHPNDLTIYEAIGTCIEHAGERPAPFAWPDPDAHGRTELEAWRETSRQVGALASQLTTLAGHALARIGTAAWSPSWEQDLLDSAGALAARTETLGKAGTAPMQLLGAVPEGLSLGDLAAFDRLAEALLAAPRVPAGVARVAHEEATRARLATLREHGAARNAAWNALGGVYADDAAQLSAATLRREWVAAHTAWWPKSWFAKRELQNRLAAYRTDRQRPAEGDVPVLLEALVKVNEEDRSLAEMSAEAGALLQHEFAAHRTDWEAVARAERWARDYSDAVMRLAGGDAALAASLRANLLPYVTDNRALLAPDAPAGAALVAWRDAWREFGAQLRTTSNLGGCGDMLGLDPAAEGALARIAEILRGWQQHARQLRPWCLWQGVRARAVAGGLQGVVAALEAGAVPLARVPDFFEYSYRNWWVRKAIDREPVLCAFSSADHERRIREFRQADERFQLLTQQYVAASLAARIPAAAAQATGSDSELGRLRRELQKQRRHMPIRQLIAGMPTLLPRLKPCLLMSPLSVAQYLDAAHAQFDVVIFDEASQIPVWDAVGAIARGRQLVCVGDPKQLPPTSFFSRADDGEDSDTDAEVEDLESILDECLGIGLPQLTLNWHYRSRHESLIAFSNTTYYGNALVTFPSPVTEDTAVRFQHVPGAYDRGGSKTNRAEADAIVAAIEQHYLDPARRRHTLGVVTFNGAQQNLIERLLEDRRRASPALDAAIALPAREALFIKNLENVQGDERDIILFSITYGPDAQGRTSLNFGPLNLEGGHRRLNVAISRARQAVVIFSTLLPEQIDLSRVRASGVRDLKNYLEFAIRGPRALAGRATAAGVDVASAFERQVAVALRERGWTVHSRVGVSGYRVDLGVVDPRAPGRYLLGIECDGPSYHSGATARDRDRLRQHVLEGLGWNLFRLWSTDWWLDAEEPMTRLLARLDALQSEQEQQESAEPEPAAQEALSPPGPPREDRAPAMTPEADAQVDPEAVPEQNPVPAQPGVSTLYLPVVLPKGDPERFYEPAAVPELRHQLNRIIHEEGPVAQSALFRRVIRAWGLARTGSRIEKHLAALLPSPVRTSRENGAEDGAEGRVFYWPEHLDPATWSQYRLPGADPDGKRAIDEVALEELGNIALYVLEQQGGTTQAGLARAVCRLLGMARASAEAEERIGRALGHGRVAGLVTVADGVVGSIPNQRFVE; translated from the coding sequence ATGACACCAGACCTCGCCGCCGCACCCGATATCACATTGCTTCCCTTGCCGCTGGCGGTGGAGTTCACCGCCGACGCCGTCACCGGCTACGCGGCGATGCAGAACGACGTGCCGGTGGTGCGGGCGATCACGCTCGTCAATACGGGCGACACGGCGCTGGCGAATGTCGATATCGCGATTGCCTGCCGGCCCGCCTTCGCTACCGGCCGGCAACTGCGCTTCGAGCGACTGGAACCGGGCGAACGCCGCACGATCGCGCCGGTCGACCTGGCGCCGGATCACGCCTGGCTGGGCAACCTCGACGAGGCCGAGCGCGCCGCCGTCACGCTGACGGCGATCGCCGACGGACATGCCGCCATCGAAGCCGCGCACGGCGTCGAGGTACTGGCCTACGACCAGTGGGCCGGCACCCGCGCGCTGCCCGAACTGCTGGCGGCGTTCTGCATGCCGAACTCGCGCGTGGTCGACCACCTTGTCGCCGCGGCATCGGCGTTGCTGCGCGAGGCGCCGGGCGCGCCGTCGATGAACGGCTACCAGTCGCGCAACCGCGAAAAAGTGTGGCAGCAGGTGTCCGCGCTGCACGGCGCGGTGCTGGCGCAAGACCTGCACTACGCCAACCCGCCGGCCTCGTTCGGCACGGACGGCCAGAAGATCCGCACGCCCGAGCGCATCGTCGATACGAAACTGGCCACCTGCCTCGACCTGGCGATGCTGTTCGCCTCGTGCCTGGAGCAGGCCGGCCTGCATCCGGTGGTGCTGCTGAAGGAAGCCCATGCCTGGGTCGGCGTCTGGCTGGTCGATACCTGTTTTTCCACGGCGCTGGTCGACGATGCGCAATCGGTGCGCAAGCGCGTACGCTCCGGCGAACTGATGGTGTTCGAGACCACCGGCGTGACCGGCGGAGCAAACCACGGCGGCAGGCCCTCGCTGCGCCTGGCCTGCGCCGCCGGCGAAGAGCGCCTGGCGGACGAAGCGGCGTTCCTCTGCGCGATCGATATCCGCCGGGCCCGCGAACTGCATATCCGCCCGCTGCCGTCGCACGCCGCGCCGGCGGTGCCGGACCTGCCCGTGGACACGGGCGCGCCGGCGATCGAAGCGATGCCGCCGCTGCCGCCGCTCGACCCGGCGCTGCTGCCGACCGCCGAGCCGGCCGCGGAAACCCCGGAAGGCCGCCTGGCGCGCTGGAAAGGCCGGCTGCTCGACCTCACGCTGCGCAACCGGCTGCTCAACTTCAAGCCGTCGAAGACGACGCTGCGCGTGATCTGCCCGGACCCCGGCGCCCTCGAGGATACGCTGGCCGAGGGCAAGGATTTCCGCCTGCGCGCCGCGCCGGTGCTGATGGCCGGCGCGGACCCGCGCGAGGCCGCCGCCTTCGCCGCCCGCACGGGGCAGACGCCGCTCGACGCGCTGGCCGCCGATGCGCTCGGCCGCAATGAAATCGTGGTCGACGTGGCGGAGGATGCGCTCGATGCGCGCCTGCTGGAAATCTTCCGCGCCGCCGGCACCAGCCTCGAAGAAGGCGGCGCCAACACGCTGTACCTCGTGTTCGGGCTGCTGCAATGGCAGGAAGAGCCCCATGCCGAGGCCTCGTACCTGGCGCCGATCCTGCTGGTGCCCGTCACGCTCACGCGGCAGTCCGTGCGCAGCGGCTTCCGGCTGGTGCGGCACGACGACGAAGCCCTCATCAATCCCACGCTGGTGCAAAAGCTGGCGCAGGACTTCAGCCTGAAGCTGCCCGCGTTCGACGTGCTGCCGCATGACGACAAGGGCATCGACGTGGCCGGCATCCTGCAGTCGTTCCGGCTGCATGTGGGCGAGCTGAAGGGGTGGGAAGTGCGCGAGCAGGTCCACCTCGGCATCTTCTCGTTCACCAAGTACCTGATGTGGAAGGACCTGCAGGACCGCCACCGGCAGCTGCAGGAGAATCCCGTGGTCGCCCAGCTGGTCGAGCATCCCGGCGAAGCGTTCGCGCGCGGCGATCTGGGCTTCGACCCGCGCACGCTCGACCGCAGCCACCGGCCCGACGAACTGTTCGCGCCGCTGCTGTCGGATTCGTCGCAGCTGCGCGCCATCTGCGTGGCCGAGAGCGGCACCAACCTCGTCATCGAAGGCCCGCCCGGCACCGGCAAGAGCCAGACCATCACGAACCTGATCGCCCACCTGCTGGCCACCGGCAAGACGGTGCTGTTCGTTTCCGAGAAGATGGCGGCACTGGAAGTGGTGCACCGCCGCCTGGAATCCATCGGACTGGGCGCATTCTGCCTGGAACTGCATTCGTCCAAGGGCAGGAAGGCGGACGTGATCCGGCAGCTGGGCATCGCGCTCGACGCCGCCGGCACCCGCACCGTCAGGGAATGGGAACTGGAGGCGACCCGGCTGGCCACGCTGCGCGCCGGGCTGAACGACGTGGCCGTGGCGCTGCACCGGCTGCACCCGAACGACCTGACCATCTACGAAGCGATCGGTACCTGCATCGAGCATGCGGGCGAACGCCCCGCCCCGTTCGCATGGCCCGATCCCGATGCGCACGGGCGTACCGAGCTGGAAGCCTGGCGCGAGACGAGCCGGCAGGTCGGCGCGCTGGCCAGCCAGCTGACCACGCTGGCCGGGCATGCGCTGGCCCGCATCGGCACGGCCGCCTGGTCGCCGTCATGGGAACAGGACCTGCTCGACAGTGCCGGCGCGCTGGCCGCCCGCACCGAAACGCTCGGCAAGGCCGGCACCGCGCCCATGCAACTGCTCGGCGCGGTGCCCGAGGGCCTGTCGCTGGGGGATCTGGCGGCCTTCGACCGGCTTGCCGAAGCGCTGCTTGCGGCGCCACGGGTGCCTGCGGGCGTGGCGCGGGTCGCGCATGAGGAAGCCACCCGCGCCCGCCTGGCCACGCTGCGCGAACATGGCGCGGCGCGCAATGCGGCATGGAACGCGCTGGGCGGCGTGTATGCGGACGACGCCGCGCAACTGTCGGCGGCAACGCTGCGGCGCGAATGGGTGGCGGCGCACACGGCATGGTGGCCGAAGAGCTGGTTCGCCAAACGGGAACTGCAAAATCGCCTGGCCGCTTATCGCACGGACCGGCAGCGGCCGGCCGAGGGCGACGTGCCGGTGCTGCTCGAGGCACTCGTCAAAGTCAACGAAGAGGACCGCTCCCTTGCGGAAATGTCCGCCGAGGCCGGCGCGCTGCTGCAGCACGAATTCGCCGCGCACCGCACGGACTGGGAAGCGGTCGCGCGCGCCGAGCGCTGGGCCCGGGACTATTCGGACGCCGTGATGCGGCTGGCCGGCGGCGACGCGGCGCTGGCGGCATCGCTGCGCGCCAACCTGCTGCCGTATGTCACCGACAACCGCGCGCTGCTGGCGCCCGATGCGCCGGCCGGCGCCGCGCTCGTCGCCTGGCGCGATGCGTGGCGCGAATTCGGCGCGCAGCTGCGCACCACGTCGAACCTGGGCGGCTGCGGCGACATGCTGGGGCTCGACCCCGCGGCCGAAGGCGCGCTGGCGCGCATCGCGGAAATCCTGCGGGGCTGGCAGCAGCATGCGCGCCAGCTGCGCCCATGGTGCCTGTGGCAGGGCGTGCGCGCCCGCGCCGTCGCCGGCGGCCTGCAAGGCGTCGTCGCCGCGCTGGAAGCCGGCGCGGTGCCGCTGGCCCGGGTGCCGGACTTCTTCGAGTACAGCTACCGCAACTGGTGGGTGCGCAAGGCGATCGACCGCGAGCCGGTGCTGTGCGCGTTTTCCAGCGCGGACCACGAACGCAGGATCCGCGAGTTCCGCCAGGCCGACGAGCGCTTCCAGCTGCTTACGCAACAATACGTGGCCGCCTCGCTGGCCGCACGCATACCCGCGGCGGCGGCGCAGGCGACCGGCTCCGATTCCGAGCTGGGCCGGCTGCGCCGCGAATTGCAGAAGCAGCGCCGGCACATGCCGATCCGCCAGCTGATCGCCGGCATGCCCACCCTGCTGCCACGCCTGAAGCCATGCCTGCTGATGTCGCCGCTGTCGGTGGCCCAGTATCTCGATGCGGCCCATGCCCAGTTCGACGTCGTCATCTTCGACGAGGCGTCGCAGATCCCGGTGTGGGACGCCGTGGGCGCGATCGCCCGGGGCCGCCAGCTCGTGTGCGTCGGCGATCCGAAGCAGCTGCCGCCGACAAGTTTCTTCAGCCGCGCCGACGATGGCGAGGACAGCGATACCGACGCCGAGGTGGAGGACCTGGAAAGCATCCTGGACGAGTGCCTCGGCATCGGCCTGCCGCAACTCACGCTGAACTGGCATTACCGCAGCCGCCACGAAAGCCTGATCGCGTTCAGCAACACCACGTACTACGGCAACGCGCTGGTCACGTTCCCTTCGCCCGTGACCGAAGACACGGCCGTGCGCTTCCAGCACGTGCCGGGCGCCTACGACCGGGGCGGCTCGAAGACCAACCGGGCCGAGGCCGATGCGATCGTGGCCGCCATCGAGCAGCACTACCTCGATCCGGCGCGGCGCCGCCATACGCTGGGCGTGGTCACGTTCAACGGGGCGCAGCAAAACCTGATCGAGCGGCTGCTGGAAGACCGGCGCCGCGCCAGTCCGGCGCTCGACGCGGCCATCGCGCTGCCGGCCCGGGAAGCGCTGTTCATCAAGAACCTGGAAAACGTGCAGGGCGACGAACGCGACATCATCCTGTTCTCGATCACCTACGGCCCCGACGCGCAAGGCAGGACCAGCCTCAACTTCGGCCCCCTGAACCTGGAAGGCGGCCACCGCCGGCTGAACGTGGCGATTTCGCGGGCGCGCCAGGCCGTCGTCATCTTCAGCACGCTGCTGCCGGAACAGATCGACCTGTCGCGCGTTCGCGCCAGCGGCGTGCGCGACCTGAAAAACTACCTGGAGTTCGCGATCCGCGGTCCCCGCGCGCTGGCCGGGCGAGCGACCGCCGCCGGGGTCGACGTGGCCAGCGCGTTCGAACGGCAGGTCGCCGTCGCGCTGCGCGAACGGGGCTGGACCGTGCATTCGCGCGTGGGCGTGTCGGGCTACCGCGTCGACCTCGGCGTGGTGGATCCGCGCGCGCCGGGCCGCTACCTGCTGGGCATCGAATGCGACGGCCCGTCTTACCACTCCGGCGCCACCGCGCGCGACCGCGACCGGCTGCGCCAGCACGTGCTGGAAGGGCTGGGCTGGAACCTGTTCCGGCTCTGGTCGACCGACTGGTGGCTCGATGCGGAAGAACCGATGACGCGGCTGCTCGCGCGGCTCGACGCCCTGCAGTCGGAGCAGGAGCAGCAAGAGTCGGCCGAACCGGAACCGGCGGCGCAGGAAGCCCTCTCGCCGCCCGGGCCGCCGCGGGAGGACCGCGCGCCGGCAATGACCCCGGAAGCGGATGCGCAGGTGGATCCGGAAGCGGTGCCCGAGCAGAATCCGGTGCCGGCCCAGCCCGGCGTGTCCACGCTCTACCTGCCGGTGGTGCTGCCCAAGGGCGACCCGGAGCGGTTCTACGAACCGGCCGCGGTGCCCGAACTGCGCCACCAGCTGAACCGCATCATCCACGAGGAAGGCCCGGTCGCGCAGTCGGCGCTGTTCCGTCGCGTGATCCGGGCGTGGGGCCTGGCCCGCACCGGGTCGCGCATCGAAAAGCACCTTGCGGCCCTGCTGCCGTCGCCGGTGCGCACGAGCAGGGAAAACGGCGCGGAAGACGGCGCCGAAGGCCGGGTGTTCTACTGGCCGGAGCATCTCGACCCGGCGACGTGGAGCCAGTACCGGCTGCCGGGCGCGGACCCGGACGGCAAGCGCGCCATCGACGAGGTGGCGCTGGAAGAGCTGGGCAATATCGCGCTGTACGTGCTGGAGCAGCAAGGCGGCACCACCCAGGCCGGCCTGGCGCGCGCGGTGTGCCGGCTGCTGGGCATGGCGCGCGCGAGCGCCGAGGCGGAAGAGCGAATCGGCCGCGCGCTGGGGCACGGCCGGGTTGCCGGCCTCGTCACCGTCGCCGATGGCGTGGTGGGTAGTATCCCGAATCAGAGATTCGTTGAATAA
- the kbl gene encoding glycine C-acetyltransferase, with amino-acid sequence MSEQANFYAGLRHNLEQLREQGLYKPERVLASRQGAEVTGDDGRTLINMCANNYLGLSGQEWVAQAAIDATEQYGYGLSSVRFICGTQTIHKQLERAISQFLGTEDTILYAAAFDANGGVFEPLFDENDAIISDALNHASIIDGIRLCKAARFRYAHNDMADLETQLKAASDKRHKVIVTDGVFSMDGTIAQLDKIVALAEQYGALVLIDECHASGFMGPTGRGTHEHHGVLGKIDIITGTLGKALGGAMGGFTSGRKEVIDTLRQKSRPYLFSNTLAPGIAGASLAVLRKLSESTELRDRLHENTAYFRREIERIGFTIKPGTHPVVPVMLFEAPVAQKFAARMYELGVLLSGFFYPVVPMGQARVRVQLSAAHTREQLDTVLAAFERAGTELGILKV; translated from the coding sequence ATGAGCGAACAAGCGAACTTCTACGCCGGCCTGCGGCACAACCTGGAACAGTTGCGCGAGCAGGGCCTGTACAAGCCGGAGCGCGTGCTCGCCTCCCGCCAGGGCGCGGAAGTGACGGGCGACGACGGACGGACGCTGATCAACATGTGCGCCAACAATTACCTGGGCCTGTCGGGCCAGGAATGGGTGGCCCAGGCGGCGATCGACGCCACCGAACAGTACGGCTACGGCCTGTCGTCGGTGCGCTTCATCTGCGGCACGCAAACGATCCACAAGCAGCTCGAGCGGGCGATCTCCCAATTCCTGGGCACCGAGGACACGATCCTGTACGCGGCCGCGTTCGATGCCAACGGCGGCGTGTTCGAGCCGCTGTTCGACGAGAACGACGCGATCATTTCCGATGCGCTGAACCACGCTTCCATCATCGACGGCATCCGGCTGTGCAAGGCGGCGCGCTTCCGCTATGCCCACAACGACATGGCCGACCTGGAAACGCAACTGAAAGCCGCATCCGATAAACGCCACAAGGTCATCGTGACCGACGGCGTGTTCTCGATGGACGGCACGATCGCCCAGCTCGACAAGATCGTGGCGCTGGCCGAACAGTACGGCGCGCTGGTGCTGATCGACGAATGCCATGCCTCCGGCTTCATGGGCCCGACGGGCCGCGGCACGCACGAGCACCATGGCGTGCTGGGCAAGATCGACATCATCACCGGCACGCTGGGCAAGGCGCTGGGCGGCGCGATGGGCGGTTTCACCTCCGGCCGGAAGGAAGTGATCGACACGTTGCGCCAGAAGTCGCGGCCCTACCTGTTCTCGAACACGCTGGCGCCAGGCATTGCCGGCGCTTCTCTGGCGGTGCTGAGGAAACTGTCGGAATCGACCGAACTGCGCGACCGCCTGCACGAGAACACCGCCTACTTCCGCCGCGAGATCGAGCGTATCGGCTTCACCATCAAGCCGGGCACGCACCCGGTGGTGCCGGTGATGCTGTTCGAGGCGCCGGTGGCGCAGAAATTCGCGGCCCGCATGTACGAGCTGGGCGTGCTGCTTTCCGGCTTCTTCTACCCGGTGGTGCCCATGGGGCAGGCGCGGGTGCGCGTGCAGCTATCGGCCGCGCACACCCGCGAACAGCTCGACACGGTATTGGCCGCGTTCGAGCGGGCCGGCACGGAGCTGGGCATCCTGAAGGTGTAA
- a CDS encoding response regulator, with translation MIDAAKPLPAILYVDDEPTALKYFQRALGAQATVLTAESVEEGKRMLDQHADSIAVLVSDQRMPGAYGNELLFYAWDRYPHIVRILTTAYSEIAHTVEAVNQGQIHRYIQKPWDIASLRMEMKQAVELARLRREHAQLLREKLLIRQKQAVANRIGTLYALCAGVTGSAGTVPIDAYLSAALCAGLTPPEPDWLMMDYSDLISSEAFRSAAFGRLVRIRLDGLAARGAAPADVFGWLAEAFGDGFDRTAEGGTIVHTARLTEFLETPTASAVSDLHAFWLAALLWLGQNGHTLQMSGGPDGVRARLVPAEAAPTPAQLAGWIEQF, from the coding sequence ATGATCGACGCTGCCAAACCATTGCCAGCCATCCTCTACGTCGACGATGAGCCGACGGCCCTGAAATATTTCCAGCGCGCGCTGGGCGCGCAAGCCACCGTGCTGACGGCGGAATCGGTCGAGGAAGGCAAGCGCATGCTGGACCAGCACGCCGATTCGATCGCCGTGCTGGTGTCCGACCAGCGCATGCCGGGCGCATACGGCAACGAACTGCTGTTCTATGCGTGGGACCGCTATCCGCACATCGTGCGGATCCTCACCACCGCCTATTCCGAAATCGCCCACACGGTCGAGGCGGTCAACCAGGGCCAGATCCACCGCTACATCCAGAAACCGTGGGATATCGCCAGCCTGCGGATGGAAATGAAACAGGCGGTCGAACTGGCGCGGCTGCGCCGCGAGCATGCGCAGCTGCTGCGCGAAAAGCTGCTGATCCGCCAGAAGCAGGCCGTGGCCAACCGTATTGGCACGCTGTATGCGCTATGTGCCGGCGTGACCGGCAGCGCGGGCACCGTGCCGATCGATGCCTACCTGTCGGCGGCGCTGTGCGCCGGGCTCACGCCGCCGGAGCCGGACTGGCTGATGATGGACTACTCGGACCTGATCAGTTCCGAGGCATTCCGCAGCGCCGCGTTCGGCCGCCTGGTGCGCATCCGGCTCGACGGACTGGCGGCGCGCGGCGCCGCACCGGCCGATGTGTTCGGCTGGCTCGCCGAAGCGTTCGGCGACGGCTTCGACCGCACGGCGGAGGGAGGCACGATCGTGCACACGGCGCGCCTGACCGAGTTCCTCGAAACGCCGACCGCCAGCGCGGTGTCGGACCTTCATGCGTTCTGGCTGGCCGCGCTGCTGTGGCTGGGTCAGAACGGGCACACGCTGCAGATGTCCGGCGGGCCGGACGGCGTGCGCGCGCGGCTGGTGCCGGCGGAGGCCGCGCCCACGCCGGCGCAGCTGGCAGGCTGGATCGAGCAGTTCTGA